ATGCGTGCATTGAACTCGTTACTCAGTTGCATTAAAACAAAGACGTTGAAGACTAGGGTGTGCAATTCCTCAGTGTTCCGCATAGCGAGTCCCAGCGCGCTGACGCCGCCCAAGAGCAGATACTGTTGGATAAGAATCTGGTAGAGGGACTGGCCGACAATATTCAGCCACATGCGGCGGGTAATGAGCGGGGCTGCCTTCGGCTTCGGCGGCCGCAGGAGCACCTCATCCGACGGCGTCTCCGTCGCCAGCGCCAAGGCGGCGAGCGTGTCCATGATTAGGTTcacccacagcagctgcaccggctTCAGCGGCGACTCGCCGTTGCGgtccagcagcgcgccaaGGAACGAgaccaccacggcggctAAGTTCACAGTCATCTGAAACTGTAGAAACTTGGAGATGTTGTCATTCACATTACGGCCCCACTTCATTGCGGTCACGATCGTGCTGAAGTTGTCGTCGAGGATGACAACGTCAGAGGCGAGCTTTGCGACCGCGGTGCCGGAGTTCATCGAGAACCCGACATTGGCTCCCTTCAGCGCCGGTGCATCGTTGGTGCCGTCGCCCGtgaccgccaccacctctccacGCTCCATCAAGGCCGAGACGAGGATGCGTTTGTCAAGCGGAGATGCACGGGAGATGACCTGCAGGCGGGGCAGAATGGCATTCAGCTTGCGCGCGCTCTTCGCGAGCTCGCGGAACTGCGATCCCTCCAGCGCCAATCCCTGCTCGCCCTTCGCGGCTCCAGACCAGACCTCACCGTAGATGCCCACCTCCTTGGCAATGCTTACAGCTGTGGCTTTGTTGTCCCCAGTGATCATGCGCACAATCACACCCGCCCGACGGCACTGCTCCACAGCCCCAGGCACCTCGAGGCGCACCGGATCACGAATTCCTACGATGCCCACCAATGTCAGCCCCGACAACTGTGTATCGTCCTCCAGGAATGGTAACGAAGACGCGGCGCCACCCtcatcgctgtcgctggAGCCCCGTGGTGTGGCGCTTCCAGGCGGTGACAACGGATGATCCGTGTAGGCGATGGCAAGGGTGCGTAACTGGCGGCGCGCCATAGCCATgatcgcctcctccagccgcACGCGCACTTCGTGGGAGAGACCCACACGCTTGCCCTGCTCAtcgtacgtgtgtgtgcactcgGCTAGTATCAGTTCACTCGCTCCTTTTACGTAGTAGCGTACCACCTTCTCcggccgcagcaccagcgccgtcgccatccGCTTGCGCACCGAGGTGAAGGGGTAGATGCGTAGGTCTTTAGTAAAagttgctgcagcggccaTGACGTTGCTGCTCGCCCCTGCGTTCCCCGTAGGCCACGGCACCAGCGCGAACGGAGACGACGGTGTGTATATTGCCTCCTCATTGAGCCTCGACAACCGCTctctgcgcagctgcatcgGGTCCTCACCCAGCGCATCCACAaagttcagcagcgcctgttCTGTTTTGCTGCCAGTAAGCTGCACCACTGCATGCGTCGCGTTGGGCGACTCGACCAGGACCCGGGTAGACTTAGTGTTCATCGCGATGCACTCCATGAGCAACCgacgcacaccagcagccTGCGCGCCGCCGAGTACCGCTGATACGTCCATAGACGTGggcatctgcagcagcggtgacagtGGGGACGGCGTCCCGCTGCACATCCTCTCACCCTCTCCGACAAAGGTGGACCGCTTGCGGGGTACAACATACGCGACGCCGTACGCCGTCACGCCGTCAGTCACGACCATATCATTCTGGGTTATGGTGCCGGTCTTGTCGGTGCAAATTGTGGTCGCGCTGCCCATGGTCTCACAGGCCGCCAGGTGCCGGACGAGGTTATTCTCCTTGAACATCTGCTTCATGCTGTAGGCGAGAGCAATGGTGACGGAGAGCGGCAGCCCCTccggcaccgccacgaccACAATCGTCACCGCCGTCGTCAAGTTGTCGAGGTACTTCTTGTAGCCGAACGGGTGTTTGCGGTAGACAAGCGTGTCCAGAAGCTCCTTGCCACTGAGCAGCACAAACATGAGCCCAGCGGCAGCCATGCCCATGTAGCCGATGAGGTTTGCAAGCGCCTCTAACTTCTCCTGCAGCGGGGTCTCTTCCTTTGGCTCCCGAACCTGCATCGCGATGTGTCCGGCAAATGAGTGCACGCCAACCCCCATGACGAGGATCGTGCCCTCACCCTCCGTAACGTTCGACCCTGAGCGGAGCACAAAGTCGCCGTGTGCCGACTTGGCCACGTCGTCGTTCTCTCCCGTCGCGGCAGACTCGTCCACTTTCAGCGAGGTACTCCGCAGGACGAGGCCGTCTACCGTCAGCACGTCACCTGCGGCGATGTTAAGCAGGTCGCCGGAGAGCAGCTCTTTGTCCGTGATGTCTAGCGTGACGCCAGAGCGAACCACCTGCACCTTCACCGGCGGTGTAGCCTTGCTCAGCTCCTTGAACTTCTGCTCTTTCTGGTAGTTATTGATGCTGCTGACTAGAGTGATTATGGTGACAGAGAGCAGAATGGCGGTGCCCTCGATCCAGCCGTGGGCGTAGTTCACGAGCCCCGTGTCCTGATCCGGCACCGTTAGCCCCAGCACAAGCGAGATCACCGCGCTGGCGATTAGAATCTGAACCATACGGTCCTCCAGCGACTCCCAGACCATGTCCAGGAACGACATCTCCTCCGCTTCTGGAAGCTCATTTGCGGAGAACCACTCCCGACGCTGAGCCAGCGCCTCCTTGTCGGCGTTGTCGATGCCACGCGCAAGGTCTGTCTCAAGCTGTGATGCGAGTACCCTGAGCCCACCAATGTTGGCGAGCCTCTTTGAGGCTGCATGTCCGCCATCGCTGATGAGCTCACGCAGTGCCTCGGGGCTGATCGAAAACCTGCTCTCCAATGCTTCCTTGTTCGAGGTCATTAaagaagagggtgagggcTGACAAGTATTCCTCTCCGCCTCGAACGGCTTCGCTGCACTGCCCACGCGGCTATCGTTACCCCTGTAGGTTAGGCGTGCTTGGGTGTGTGCTTCTgagggggaggcagcacTCGTGTTAGCAACAACCACCAGCTTGGCAGGTTGTAAGAATCcgaaaaaagggaagagagaagggcgagTAGTGGGCgagagcagagaaacacCGACCGGGCGTGGGGACAACTCGACTAAAAGGTGAGGATGATGCGTGTTTAGGGAGGCGTACAcctgtatgcgtgtgtgtgtgtgtgtatcggTTACGTAGGCGCGTGTGTAGAAGCTCAAAGGGCTGAAAAGCACAGGAGGGCGCAAAAATAAAAATACAAAAAATTTGAACAGCAGAAATCAGAAACGaaccacagagagagaggtgagagaCGTGCCAGCACCGGGTGTCCACCGGTGTCTGCGCAGGTGTGCGGGCGTGCTTGTCAAGGGTGAAAAGCTACAACGAGCAAGAGGAAGCCCCGAAGAACATGAGGAAGAAAAGTGCGCCAGGAAACACAGCGCACCCTCAGCGCTTCCCTGTCGCCACCACAGTGAACAGGACTCCTTGactgcaccgccacagcaaTGCCACGCCCTCGCGTGCGCTTTAGGGGCAACTCAAAGGAGGAAGCAACGAAGGCCCAATGCCGGCGGAATCAGTCACAGTGCAACTTGCGTCCTAAACCTCGCCCCGTCCGCCCTTGTGCGCGCCTATGCACCTGTTTTGTTTCGTTCCTTCCGCATGGGTTTTATCGTTAAGCTTAACGCCATTGTCGGGGTGTTTTGCCATCTCACTACTCCTCCACtatcctctcttcctctgtctcCTCTCAAAACGCCCACAACGCCGTGGAAGCTTCGTCCTATTCACgggaagcggaggaggaagacggtAAAGGCGGGGGGCAATTCAGAAGGAAAGAGCAAACCTGCATTACCGATGTGgagccgcacacacacacacacacaagcggtGTGCCTGTGAAAACGAAGGAAACAAAAGAGCCCAAGCGAGGCAGCATGAGggagtaaaaaaaaaaatggaacaggagaaggagagggagcgaaaAACGACCCGAGCACGAGAAGACGTAGACGGTCGATGGTAACGGGTGTTTATGACGAAAGAAGCTGCGGAACAACAGAAGTttggaaagaagaaaacagcaaaaaaaaaaaaaagatggaggaggtgagaagAGGAAGTGCGCATCAGCGACGGTGGTTGTGCacatgaggaggagagcaagaAGAACAATCATATCACAGCAAgacgaaggaaaaagaaatgagtaatgtatatatgtatatacacatacatacatatatacacatgcatatatatatataataGAAGCGAGGGACGTATGCAACATGAGCCAAGGAGGCAAAGAAGTAACGAATGGGGCGGGGCAGAATAGCAAAAAATGTTAAATGCAGGGAGGGAAGGGTGCAGGAgtacgcagcagcgcgtggcgcagcgacgAGAGTGATTCGAGTAAATGAAGAGAAGCtacaaagagagacacacacacatgtgtaGAAGCACCCGCTACACGCCAGAACAcgaagaaaataaaaaaaagaTCCCCTCTATGTGCATCGATACACCAGCGCACTGTGGATCGGGTGGGTGTCCGTGCATGAGCCTTGGCATGACTCGTGACCAGCGCAGATTTCTCATCATTCCTTTCGCTATTATACCtcgcgccccccccccgcatAGAATCTCTAGGCATCCTCGTCCACCGTGCGGTACttctgtgggtgggtgtgtggatggGCGTTGGTGCTCCCCGAACCCTTTCGCCGCGTTCGCTCGCACCGACAGCATAGCTaacaggagagagcgaacgCAGCGAGACAAAAAAACTACAAAAAAGAGGGGTGAACGAGGAGCACCAACGCccatccacacacccaccctcacccacacagcagcagcggcagcaatagccgagagggagaaaggggggaagaggtaAGGgaacgagaggaaaagaggcgagAGCGCGCCACAGAAGACAGTTGAAAGAAAGGTGAAAACAAGCGGAAGAAGGAAGAACCACGAGAATGGCGCGTGAGAGGgcgggggtgaggggaggaaaTGGGGACGTAAGCGACATACAGACACAGAACAGCACGTGAATagaaaggagggaagagTGAAGGAAGGTAGAGGACCGGGAAGATGGGCAAACTTCTTGTGCACGCGCAGTTGACCACTCTTGCATGTGAGCGAGGGGTCAGAGGCAATCCTACGCATACCACACACTAACGCACGTGTACACCAGACATTAGTTAGCCTTCATTTTCTTTCGCAGCATCCCTCTTGGCTCTGTTCTTCGCCTGGAAACTTGGTGCGGCACCCTTCGTCACCGGTCTCTCCTTTGCCGTAGGTTGCCTCTCCAATAGAGGGGGCTTCGGTGCTCCTTTCGCCTCAGCGGGGGCTTCCAGCTTCACCACCGGTGCCCGAGATGTCGAGACGCCTGTCCCAGACTTCGTTGCGACAGCGGGGGTGCCGCTCATTTTCTCACCctccggcgccgccgcatcggtgGGGACATCCTTCTCGATGCTCCCACAGAGGCTGCACACGCTCTGGAAGTCGCTACCCGTGCCCTGTGACTCGAGTgtctcctcgccctccgctTTGACGTCCGCCTCTgtatcctcctcctccgacgacgacgacacctCCGCATTTGGCCTCGCGCTGGCCACGCCCGTGTTCGGATCCGCGTGAGAACCCGCGGCGCCTCGGTGTTTCCGCTCCGACTCCTCCTGCCTCTTCCGCCttgctgccgaggaggcagctttggcggcggcggcctgcttctcctccttcaagAAGGAGTGCATCGTCAGTCGCTCTATCATCGACAGCTGCACGCCGGTGGCATTAATTGTTTCCTCTATGCTAAgatgtgctgccgctgcgatCCTCTCGGCATCCTTATCGGCATTGGCGCGCTTCTTGAGAGTCTTGGCGGAGGTCTGATCGCCAATCACCTCGAGGTGGTCCTCTGTTCCCGGCGGCGCCCACACATAGCCGCACATTGCGGCATTCTTAAATATGTCCTTGCAGTACATGCGCTTTGCCTTCTCAGGGCTCATCCCCTTTAGCGCCGCCCACTCGTCGTATCGCATCTGGTCAAACCCCGCCTTGAGTGGGCGAGAGCGCAGCCACTTGTACTTGCCTGAGCGTGCACCGGGGGTCTTCTGGAAGTCACTGAGATCGCCCACATGTGCCTGCTTGTAGAGAGCGTAGAAGTGCGCGCGCAGAGATTCGGGGAGTCGGTATCCGCCCTTTGGAAGATTCCGGATAATCCTAACACCGTCGTGGAAGGCGGCCCATCGATCCTCGCTGGCCGGAGCACCCCAAACAAATGAGCAGTGCTTGCGAATCTGCAAGTCTAACAGGTCAATGTACCTGTCACGCGCCTTCTCACGGGTCATCCCCCGACACTTGCGCCAGCCGTACACCTTCCAGTACCTTTCCCAGTCCCGCAGCATGCTCGGCTGCTTCACGTCCTTCTCACCGATGTCGCCCTCCGTCGCCTGCTTAAAGAGGGAGTAGAACTGCAGCCTCACTATGTCAGAGATGGGAATAACACCCTGTATGGGCAGCTTTCGGACGTATGCATCTGCCTCCTTGAAGGCCTGTTCATAAGGATAATCTGGGGCATCGAAGTCAACCGGGTACACGATGGACTCGGCGTCGCACACCACCTTCAACTCCGGCTTCGCCCGCCGCCCAAAGAACCTCGCGAACATATTGTGCGCAGCCAGTGATAGTAGTGGGTGCCTGTGCAGGGGAAAGTACGGTTTTTGAGCAGCCGACAACAGAAGGTCATCAGTGCGCGACCTGCGCGCGTTAGTTCGCCTTTTTCCACCTCGTTGTCTTCTTTTTATTCAGCTCACCTTCGCGTCCCTCGCCTCGGCACTCGCTGCTCTTACGACTTTGCCGTGGTGAAAACTGAGCGTAGCGCAAAACTAAAATGAATGTGCgtgagagagtgagagtaagagcgagagagcccGCGAAAAAAAGGCAGCAAAATGCTGGGAcgtgcggaggggggagggaaagggagagtaGAACCGATGGGCAGGAAAGAATGcagtggtgtgtgtgtgtgtgtgtgtgtgtgtgtgtgtgtgtgtgtgtgtgtcggagGGAGTCGGTGGGTGAGTGTAGGTAATGATATATAGGTACGTAAGGCAAAAAGTGAAtcagaggaaaagaggggaaagacgGTGGAAGATCGCGTGGGTCCATGAAGGTGTGCTGGCGCCTGCAAGTGAGTTACACAAACCGGAACACCGTGTGCACAGAAACATTTGTATGCACTGGCGCAAAGCCTAGCGCCGAGCAtacacagcgccgccacaggCTGTGATGGTGAGCTACTAGGAAGGAAATACATGAAAGAGTGTGCCAGCCCTCCCTTGCTCGCTTGCTGCGTGATATATAAACTTTGGTGTGATAGTCACGATACCCGTGCGCGCCAagaagaacacacacacacacaattgTACGTGTGCATCCACCGCCTTGTGACACCAGTAGAGCtaccacacacagagagtaCGTAAGCGGCCATACCGCCCATTCATCATCGgtaacgagagagagagaaaagggggtagCAGAAACACTCTCCACTTGTGAATGATTAAGTGAtgcagagggggagagaggaatggGGGTGTGCAGAGCAAAAGAGCTGGGGATCGGAGGCGGAAACTGCCGATAACTCGCGAGAGGTACAAGAGAGCAACGAGAGTCAATTATGGAGTCGTCGCTCTCGTTGGCAGTTCTTCGTCGCTTTCCCCGATCAGCCAAATAAGTGCTCAGAGCTTGCTTTGCACCTTCGCACCGGACCTCCACTGAACTCCCCGAGATCTGAGCACCGTGGCAAGAAGCTTCACGTACGCCGCCTTGGCGTCCTGCGAGCTCATGCCCTTGCAACTGTTCCACGCATCCCACTTGGCGCGCGCCTCGACCTGCACGGCCCACGGCTGGGCGCCCTTCACGTCACCCTCCGTCCCCTGCTTGTATAGGGAGTAGAACTTGAGCTTGGAGCCGTTGTCCAGCTGCACCGGACCGTCCTTGGGCAGGGAGCGCACGtacagcacagcagcgtcgaaGTCAGAGTCAGACATTGTGCATCTCACAGCTTCGGTTCTACTTTCCTCTCTTGGCGCTCTGAATGCTGaagaaagacacacacacacacacacacgccacagAAATATGGCGTCACGAAGAAGTTTGtaagacagagaggggggataTGTGGAGctgaagggaaaaaagatGGTTGACAGTGCAGCGGTATCACGTGGTGGGCAAAGCGGCAATACAAGAAGGCTGTGCTCTTGGCTGTGAAGGAGTGCGTAATGAGGCGatcgagagagggaggagagagagagaaaggatgCGAAGAGAAGACGATGATGGAGTGCAGGGGAAACGGGCCAAGGCAGATATtgacggcagcggtgggtgTATCGTGGATCGCGCGAAGAACCGCCACGGAAAAAGGGGGCGTGCGCACAAAAGCGGCAGGtgaaacaaacaaacaaagggaaaacgaaaaaaaaaaacaaagtgagcgaaggggaaagagcagTACGAGTGCCGcctcgtttctctttttcgtttttcgTCTTCTCCCCTTACACCTCACCGTCGTATCCTCTCAGGACGactcatctctctctctctctcggatTATTCTAAATAGCTTTACGCGCTCACACGGTAAATGAAAAGGCCTACAAGGGCCTTTTGCGGTTAACTCGCTCACGCATGTGGCATTCACACGAAGAGTGAAAGTCACATGCGCCGTCTTGGTCTACAGTGTTTGTCTCA
This genomic interval from Leishmania braziliensis MHOM/BR/75/M2904 complete genome, chromosome 17 contains the following:
- a CDS encoding putative P-type ATPase; this encodes MTSNKEALESRFSISPEALRELISDGGHAASKRLANIGGLRVLASQLETDLARGIDNADKEALAQRREWFSANELPEAEEMSFLDMVWESLEDRMVQILIASAVISLVLGLTVPDQDTGLVNYAHGWIEGTAILLSVTIITLVSSINNYQKEQKFKELSKATPPVKVQVVRSGVTLDITDKELLSGDLLNIAAGDVLTVDGLVLRSTSLKVDESAATGENDDVAKSAHGDFVLRSGSNVTEGEGTILVMGVGVHSFAGHIAMQVREPKEETPLQEKLEALANLIGYMGMAAAGLMFVLLSGKELLDTLVYRKHPFGYKKYLDNLTTAVTIVVVAVPEGLPLSVTIALAYSMKQMFKENNLVRHLAACETMGSATTICTDKTGTITQNDMVVTDGVTAYGVAYVVPRKRSTFVGEGERMCSGTPSPLSPLLQMPTSMDVSAVLGGAQAAGVRRLLMECIAMNTKSTRVLVESPNATHAVVQLTGSKTEQALLNFVDALGEDPMQLRRERLSRLNEEAIYTPSSPFALVPWPTGNAGASSNVMAAAATFTKDLRIYPFTSVRKRMATALVLRPEKVVRYYVKGASELILAECTHTYDEQGKRVGLSHEVRVRLEEAIMAMARRQLRTLAIAYTDHPLSPPGSATPRGSSDSDEGGAASSLPFLEDDTQLSGLTLVGIVGIRDPVRLEVPGAVEQCRRAGVIVRMITGDNKATAVSIAKEVGIYGEVWSGAAKGEQGLALEGSQFRELAKSARKLNAILPRLQVISRASPLDKRILVSALMERGEVVAVTGDGTNDAPALKGANVGFSMNSGTAVAKLASDVVILDDNFSTIVTAMKWGRNVNDNISKFLQFQMTVNLAAVVVSFLGALLDRNGESPLKPVQLLWVNLIMDTLAALALATETPSDEVLLRPPKPKAAPLITRRMWLNIVGQSLYQILIQQYLLLGGVSALGLAMRNTEELHTLVFNVFVLMQLSNEFNARILDNTVTFWHNLSHAPMFIAVVGTTLAIQIFSVQYGGTLMQCVPLSLASWMTSFALGVVPLFIGFALRRIRVAEKDIPPPPPVVDMKEEAALRLALKQRVHPTLRIAAGKVRMQLQVLKAFRENAQEQKAARTRSG